From a region of the Streptacidiphilus albus JL83 genome:
- a CDS encoding BRO-N domain-containing protein: MIDGEPWFATLDVCRILGRQNATDAVRVLQNGESRVLDMRSVWLVSNEPYDERPARNGYARGNQTLNLISESGLYTLIMRSRKPSAKPFQQWVTSELLPSLRRGDTDLDEQRRRMAETLTEAVDQPLDVVMRIDGIEDVDFRVLSDGSVHCLHGQTDVVFPNKGEDSGPPFGPFYRCPELRRVGIRGSKGIRPCGSIRFVDVVRRLGAPREPETPAACSSPSGGRMTVTVTVGTMRLEGTAREIATLLHELKAMGVPLP; this comes from the coding sequence ATGATCGACGGCGAGCCGTGGTTCGCCACGCTCGACGTCTGCCGAATCCTGGGACGTCAGAATGCGACCGACGCTGTCAGGGTGCTCCAGAACGGAGAGAGCAGGGTCCTCGATATGCGTAGCGTATGGCTCGTTTCAAACGAGCCATACGACGAAAGGCCAGCTCGGAATGGCTACGCCCGAGGCAACCAGACCCTCAACCTGATCAGCGAGTCCGGCCTGTACACGCTGATCATGCGGTCCCGGAAGCCCTCCGCCAAGCCGTTCCAGCAGTGGGTCACCAGCGAGTTGCTCCCCTCCCTCCGGCGTGGGGACACCGACCTCGACGAGCAGCGCCGGCGCATGGCCGAGACGCTCACCGAGGCTGTCGACCAACCGCTCGACGTGGTCATGCGCATCGACGGCATCGAGGATGTCGACTTCCGCGTCCTCTCCGACGGCAGCGTCCACTGCCTCCACGGTCAGACAGATGTGGTCTTTCCGAACAAGGGTGAGGACAGCGGCCCGCCCTTCGGCCCGTTCTACCGCTGCCCGGAGCTGCGTCGGGTCGGCATCCGGGGCAGCAAGGGCATCCGTCCCTGCGGCAGCATCCGCTTCGTGGACGTCGTCAGGCGGCTCGGCGCTCCACGCGAGCCCGAGACCCCCGCTGCCTGCTCGTCCCCCTCTGGCGGACGGATGACCGTGACCGTGACCGTGGGAACGATGCGGTTGGAGGGAACGGCTCGGGAGATCGCCACGCTGCTGCACGAGCTGAAGGCGATGGGCGTCCCGCTGCCCTGA
- a CDS encoding MFS transporter, protein MLMVMINQSIVLIALPNIFDGIKLDPLDPHNTSYLLWMMMGFMVVTAVLVVSFGRLGDMFGRVRMYNMGFAVFTICSIFLSCTFGHGATAALWLIGWRVVQGIGGALIFANSTAILTDAFPAKQRGTALGINVIAGIAGSFIGLMLGGVLGPVGWRWIFLVSVPVGIFGTVWAYLKLKDTSVRHRAKMDWWGNLTFAVGLISILVGITYGIQPYGSSDTGWGNPWVLTALIGGLVVLLLFCWIETRVTDPLFHLDLFKIKAFTAGNLASLLAALGRGGLQFILIIWLQGIWLPLHGYSFEQTPLWAGIYMIPLTIGLLVAAPLSGVLSDRYGSRMFTVAGALLNALSFGLLMVLPVDFPYWAFALILVLNGIGAGLFASPNRVQIMNSLPANQRGVGAGMTATFQNTAMVLSIGVFFSLMVAGLATHLPSDMYSGLTAQGVPSAAATQISHLPPLAVLFAAFLGYNPMKQLLGNQILHNLPADKASYLTGRSFFPHLVTGPFKDGLAVAFWFALAACLIAAAASLITGGAKK, encoded by the coding sequence ATGCTGATGGTGATGATCAATCAGTCGATCGTGCTGATCGCGCTGCCCAATATCTTCGACGGCATCAAGCTGGACCCCCTCGATCCCCACAACACCAGCTACCTGCTGTGGATGATGATGGGCTTCATGGTGGTGACCGCCGTGCTGGTGGTCTCCTTCGGCCGGCTCGGCGACATGTTCGGCCGGGTGCGGATGTACAACATGGGCTTCGCCGTGTTCACCATCTGCTCGATCTTCCTGTCCTGCACCTTCGGCCACGGCGCCACCGCCGCGCTCTGGCTGATCGGCTGGCGCGTGGTCCAGGGCATCGGCGGGGCGCTGATCTTCGCCAACTCCACCGCGATCCTCACCGACGCCTTCCCCGCCAAGCAGCGCGGCACCGCGCTCGGCATCAACGTCATCGCCGGCATCGCCGGCAGCTTCATCGGCCTGATGCTCGGCGGCGTGCTCGGCCCGGTGGGCTGGCGCTGGATCTTCCTGGTCTCCGTCCCGGTCGGCATCTTCGGCACGGTCTGGGCCTACCTCAAGCTCAAGGACACCAGCGTCCGGCACCGGGCCAAGATGGACTGGTGGGGCAACCTCACCTTCGCCGTCGGCCTGATCTCCATCCTGGTCGGCATCACCTACGGCATCCAGCCCTACGGCAGCAGCGACACCGGCTGGGGCAACCCCTGGGTGCTCACCGCGCTGATCGGCGGCCTGGTCGTGCTGCTGCTCTTCTGCTGGATCGAGACCCGGGTCACGGACCCGCTGTTCCACCTCGACCTGTTCAAGATCAAGGCGTTCACCGCCGGCAACCTGGCCAGCCTGCTGGCCGCGCTCGGCCGGGGCGGGCTGCAGTTCATCCTGATCATCTGGCTCCAGGGCATCTGGCTGCCGCTGCACGGCTACAGCTTCGAGCAGACACCGCTCTGGGCCGGCATCTACATGATCCCGCTGACCATCGGCCTGCTGGTCGCCGCGCCGCTGTCCGGGGTGCTCTCGGACCGCTACGGCTCCCGGATGTTCACCGTCGCCGGCGCCCTGCTCAACGCCCTGAGCTTCGGCCTGCTGATGGTGCTTCCGGTGGACTTCCCGTACTGGGCGTTCGCGCTGATCCTGGTCCTCAACGGCATCGGCGCCGGCCTCTTCGCCTCGCCCAACCGGGTCCAGATCATGAACTCGCTGCCGGCCAACCAGCGCGGCGTCGGCGCCGGCATGACCGCGACCTTCCAGAACACCGCGATGGTGCTGTCCATCGGCGTGTTCTTCAGCCTGATGGTGGCCGGTCTGGCCACCCACCTGCCGAGCGACATGTACAGCGGCCTGACCGCCCAGGGCGTGCCCTCGGCAGCGGCCACGCAGATCTCCCACCTGCCGCCGCTGGCGGTGCTGTTCGCCGCCTTCCTCGGCTACAACCCGATGAAGCAGCTGCTCGGCAACCAGATCCTGCACAACCTGCCGGCCGACAAGGCCTCCTACCTGACCGGGCGCAGCTTCTTCCCGCACCTGGTCACCGGCCCGTTCAAGGACGGTCTGGCGGTGGCCTTCTGGTTCGCCCTCGCCGCGTGCCTGATCGCGGCGGCAGCCTCGCTGATCACCGGCGGCGCGAAGAAGTAG